In Zingiber officinale cultivar Zhangliang chromosome 1A, Zo_v1.1, whole genome shotgun sequence, a genomic segment contains:
- the LOC122029076 gene encoding 1-aminocyclopropane-1-carboxylate synthase 1-like isoform X2: protein MGLAENQLSFDLIESWLERHPDAVGLRRDGALVFRELALFQDYHGLPHFKKALADFMGQLRGNKVELQWRNLVLTAGSTSANETLIFCLAEPGEAFLIPTPYYPGFDRDLKWRTGAEIVPIHCSSSNGFRITKRAVEKAYQQARKQRLSVKGILVTNPSNPLGTSLTHAELRTLLDFALAKGIHLISDEIYSGTAFASSPAFVSVLEAMQVHPLNLDLADRVHVVYSLSKDLGLPGFRVGALYSANPEVVAAATKMSSFGLVSSQTQYLLAALLCDNDFTAHYVAENKKRIAERHGRLVEGLRRAGVECLESNAGLFCWVDMRHLLLVDTFEGEMELWRKVVYEVGLNISPGSSCHCDEPGWFRLCFANMSEETLDVAMQRLQNFVASSSQCSGHGTRSWPRGSISFARWMVGLSSSRDHRRSERGY, encoded by the exons ATGGGTCTCGCAGAGAACCAG CTCTCTTTCGATCTCATCGAGTCGTGGCTGGAGCGCCACCCCGACGCCGTCGGACTTAGGCGGGACGGTGCCCTCGTCTTCCGCGAGCTCGCTCTTTTCCAGGACTACCACGGCCTGCCCCACTTCAAGAAA GCATTGGCTGATTTCATGGGCCAATTAAGAGGAAACAAGGTGGAATTGCAGTGGCGCAACCTCGTCCTTACCGCCGGCTCCACCTCCGCCAACGAGACTCTCATCTTTTGCCTAGCCGAACCCGGCGAAGCATTCCTCATCCCCACTCCCTACTACCCAGG ATTCGACCGGGATCTGAAATGGCGAACCGGCGCCGAAATCGTCCCCATCCACTGCTCCAGCTCCAACGGCTTCCGCATCACCAAGCGCGCCGTGGAAAAAGCCTACCAGCAAGCGCGCAAACAGCGCCTGAGCGTGAAGGGAATCCTCGTCACCAACCCTTCCAATCCGCTCGGTACCTCCCTCACCCACGCCGAACTCCGCACCCTCCTCGACTTCGCCCTCGCTAAGGGCATCCACCTCATCAGCGACGAAATCTACTCCGGCACCGCCTTTGCCAGCTCCCCGGCCTTCGTCAGTGTCCTCGAGGCCATGCAGGTACATCCCCTGAATCTCGACCTCGCCGACCGCGTCCACGTCGTGTACAGCCTCTCCAAGGACCTCGGCCTCCCGGGCTTCCGCGTGGGCGCCCTCTACTCCGCCAACCCGGAGGTGGTGGCAGCCGCCACTAAGATGTCTAGCTTTGGCCTTGTCTCCTCGCAGACGCAGTACCTCCTCGCGGCGCTGCTCTGTGACAATGACTTCACCGCGCACTACGTGGCAGAGAACAAGAAGAGGATCGCCGAGCGGCACGGACGGCTCGTGGAGGGGCTCCGCCGTGCCGGTGTAGAGTGCCTGGAGAGCAACGCGGGGCTCTTCTGCTGGGTGGACATGCGGCACCTGCTGCTCGTTGACACCTTCGAAGGGGAGATGGAGTTGTGGCGGAAGGTGGTGTACGAGGTGGGCCTCAACATCTCGCCGGGGTCGTCATGCCACTGCGACGAGCCCGGCTGGTTCCGCCTTTGCTTCGCCAACATGTCAGAGGAGACCCTCGACGTTGCGATGCAGCGCCTCCAAAATTTTGTCGCCTCCTCCAGCCAATGCAGCGGCCACGGAACCCGCAGCTGGCCGAGGGGGTCTATTAGCTTTGCGAGGTGGATGGTGGGCCTATCGTCGTCACGCGATCACCGGCGGTCGGAGAGAGGATACTAG
- the LOC122029076 gene encoding 1-aminocyclopropane-1-carboxylate synthase 1-like isoform X1, with translation MAQVLLSRKAACNAHGQDSSYFLGWQEYEKNPYDPTTNPTGIIQMGLAENQLSFDLIESWLERHPDAVGLRRDGALVFRELALFQDYHGLPHFKKALADFMGQLRGNKVELQWRNLVLTAGSTSANETLIFCLAEPGEAFLIPTPYYPGFDRDLKWRTGAEIVPIHCSSSNGFRITKRAVEKAYQQARKQRLSVKGILVTNPSNPLGTSLTHAELRTLLDFALAKGIHLISDEIYSGTAFASSPAFVSVLEAMQVHPLNLDLADRVHVVYSLSKDLGLPGFRVGALYSANPEVVAAATKMSSFGLVSSQTQYLLAALLCDNDFTAHYVAENKKRIAERHGRLVEGLRRAGVECLESNAGLFCWVDMRHLLLVDTFEGEMELWRKVVYEVGLNISPGSSCHCDEPGWFRLCFANMSEETLDVAMQRLQNFVASSSQCSGHGTRSWPRGSISFARWMVGLSSSRDHRRSERGY, from the exons ATGGCTCAAGTTTTGCTCTCTAGGAAGGCTGCATGCAACGCCCATGGCCAGGACTCCTCTTACTTCCTGGGGTGGCAGGAGTACGAGAAGAACCCGTATGATCCAACCACTAATCCCACCGGCATCATCCAAATGGGTCTCGCAGAGAACCAG CTCTCTTTCGATCTCATCGAGTCGTGGCTGGAGCGCCACCCCGACGCCGTCGGACTTAGGCGGGACGGTGCCCTCGTCTTCCGCGAGCTCGCTCTTTTCCAGGACTACCACGGCCTGCCCCACTTCAAGAAA GCATTGGCTGATTTCATGGGCCAATTAAGAGGAAACAAGGTGGAATTGCAGTGGCGCAACCTCGTCCTTACCGCCGGCTCCACCTCCGCCAACGAGACTCTCATCTTTTGCCTAGCCGAACCCGGCGAAGCATTCCTCATCCCCACTCCCTACTACCCAGG ATTCGACCGGGATCTGAAATGGCGAACCGGCGCCGAAATCGTCCCCATCCACTGCTCCAGCTCCAACGGCTTCCGCATCACCAAGCGCGCCGTGGAAAAAGCCTACCAGCAAGCGCGCAAACAGCGCCTGAGCGTGAAGGGAATCCTCGTCACCAACCCTTCCAATCCGCTCGGTACCTCCCTCACCCACGCCGAACTCCGCACCCTCCTCGACTTCGCCCTCGCTAAGGGCATCCACCTCATCAGCGACGAAATCTACTCCGGCACCGCCTTTGCCAGCTCCCCGGCCTTCGTCAGTGTCCTCGAGGCCATGCAGGTACATCCCCTGAATCTCGACCTCGCCGACCGCGTCCACGTCGTGTACAGCCTCTCCAAGGACCTCGGCCTCCCGGGCTTCCGCGTGGGCGCCCTCTACTCCGCCAACCCGGAGGTGGTGGCAGCCGCCACTAAGATGTCTAGCTTTGGCCTTGTCTCCTCGCAGACGCAGTACCTCCTCGCGGCGCTGCTCTGTGACAATGACTTCACCGCGCACTACGTGGCAGAGAACAAGAAGAGGATCGCCGAGCGGCACGGACGGCTCGTGGAGGGGCTCCGCCGTGCCGGTGTAGAGTGCCTGGAGAGCAACGCGGGGCTCTTCTGCTGGGTGGACATGCGGCACCTGCTGCTCGTTGACACCTTCGAAGGGGAGATGGAGTTGTGGCGGAAGGTGGTGTACGAGGTGGGCCTCAACATCTCGCCGGGGTCGTCATGCCACTGCGACGAGCCCGGCTGGTTCCGCCTTTGCTTCGCCAACATGTCAGAGGAGACCCTCGACGTTGCGATGCAGCGCCTCCAAAATTTTGTCGCCTCCTCCAGCCAATGCAGCGGCCACGGAACCCGCAGCTGGCCGAGGGGGTCTATTAGCTTTGCGAGGTGGATGGTGGGCCTATCGTCGTCACGCGATCACCGGCGGTCGGAGAGAGGATACTAG